CAATTTCAGTTCAAAGCGGATTCCCGTCCTTTTTTCACACTCTGCCGCTGCATGTTCAAGAACTTTTGCATCGAGGCCTGTCACAACTGCACTGGCCTTTCCAGGAACCACGTTTACTTTGGTTCCTGCCTCTACGCTAACCAGTTTTGGAAGCTGGTCAGAAGCTGTCCATTCTGCGGTGAAATGGCCGTTTAAGCCACCTTTTTCCGTATTCACAACCGGGAAGGAGCCGTCAGGAGAAAAGGTCATAGGTGCTTCCTTTTCTATGGCATAATAATGGGCGATATCTGAGCTTCCGCACTCTTCGTCCGTTCCCAGAATCAGCCGAACATTTTTATTAAGAGGAATATTCAGCTCTTTTACAGCTCTCATGGCATAAAGAGCTGCAACAGCCGGGCCCTTATCATCTGCGGTTCCCCTGCCGAATAGTTTATCTCCCTTTACTACAGGTTCAAAAGGCTCAGTCTCCTTCCAGCCTTCTCCTGCAGGCACCACATCAAGATGGGCCAGGATATCAAGCTGGCTCTCCTTGTCGTTTAAATCTGCCGTTCCAACATAATTATCATAATTGGTAATGGAGAAACCATAGGATTCCGCAATATCCAGCGCTTCATTCAAAGCTTCAAACGCTCCCGGTCCATAAGGCATCCCTTCCCTGTAGGACATCTTTTCACTGTTAATGCGGCACAGCGTACAGATGTCTTCTATCATTTCCTGCTTATGTGACTCTATATATTCTTCTATTTCTTTCCTATACATGATCCACACCCCTTTTTTTCTTATTTCATCATAGATGCCAGCACGTCATTTACTGCTTTGCCGTCTGCTTTGCCTTTTACCTTGGGCATCAGGGTCTTCATGATCCTTCCTTTGTCTGCTCCAGTAGGAGCTTCAATTCCAAGTTCCTCAAGAACAGACTGGAGGATCTCCCTGATCTGCTCCTCTCCCATATCCTCCGGAGCAAATTCCTTATAAACGGTAATACGAAACGCCGCTTCTTCCCGGATATCCGTCCTGTCTTCAGGCGCAAGATCATGAGTTTCCTGAGTCTGTTTGATTTCCTTCTTTACAACTGTATTGGCCTCATCTTCCGTAATAGGGGTATGATCCTTCTTATCGATTTCAAAATTCTTAAGAGCAGAAAGAAGCATGGATAAAGC
This genomic stretch from Lacrimispora sphenoides harbors:
- the pepV gene encoding dipeptidase PepV, encoding MYRKEIEEYIESHKQEMIEDICTLCRINSEKMSYREGMPYGPGAFEALNEALDIAESYGFSITNYDNYVGTADLNDKESQLDILAHLDVVPAGEGWKETEPFEPVVKGDKLFGRGTADDKGPAVAALYAMRAVKELNIPLNKNVRLILGTDEECGSSDIAHYYAIEKEAPMTFSPDGSFPVVNTEKGGLNGHFTAEWTASDQLPKLVSVEAGTKVNVVPGKASAVVTGLDAKVLEHAAAECEKRTGIRFELKLDEDTAIITAIGKSAHASLPEEGNNALTGLLLFLTELPLAECEQMIMIRRLLELIPHGDTSGEALGIKMEDELSGSLTLAFSLLKVTESGLEGTFDSRCPVCATEENVLLVVRRNMAEKGFTLHNDSMKPPHHVDGNSEFVKTLLSAYESYTGRKGECVSMGGGTYVHELKNGVAFGASMPGTDNRMHGADEYAVIDELIVSAKIFAQVIVDLCS
- a CDS encoding GatB/YqeY domain-containing protein; translation: MSKIDEVRAAMVEAMKAKDKQRKDALSMLLSALKNFEIDKKDHTPITEDEANTVVKKEIKQTQETHDLAPEDRTDIREEAAFRITVYKEFAPEDMGEEQIREILQSVLEELGIEAPTGADKGRIMKTLMPKVKGKADGKAVNDVLASMMK